A genomic window from Streptomyces sp. MST-110588 includes:
- a CDS encoding serine protease yields MKMRAGAIAAVAFGVAAAGSAAYAGQSSPPPGENQPGIVGGVESKENYPFIVSLQWENKGDPNSHLCGGTLIAPDWIVTAAHCVTDPGKDGKPYELMDPAKVHARIGSNDRTQGGVVAQAKQFKVNPKWKFSGWDSNKGYDLALVQLTEKVPNQPAPMATALPAEGSTFKTMGWGYTTERLHDPTKLPKKLQEISLKALKPTATKCQSDTFGAVDGDICADDNDGPGGACGGDSGTPAIQKVKGRWQLVGLDSRSLGDKCGVGGEVFTGVVAYRDWIKSQIG; encoded by the coding sequence ATGAAGATGCGCGCCGGCGCGATAGCGGCTGTGGCGTTCGGAGTCGCGGCGGCCGGATCGGCCGCCTACGCCGGTCAGTCCTCCCCGCCGCCCGGCGAGAACCAGCCCGGGATCGTCGGCGGCGTCGAGTCCAAGGAGAACTACCCCTTCATCGTCTCCCTCCAGTGGGAGAACAAGGGCGACCCCAACAGCCACCTGTGCGGCGGCACCCTCATCGCCCCCGACTGGATCGTCACCGCGGCACACTGCGTGACCGACCCGGGCAAGGACGGGAAGCCGTACGAACTCATGGACCCGGCCAAGGTCCATGCGCGGATCGGATCCAACGACCGCACCCAGGGCGGAGTCGTCGCCCAGGCCAAGCAGTTCAAGGTCAACCCGAAGTGGAAGTTCTCCGGCTGGGACAGCAACAAGGGGTACGACCTCGCCCTGGTGCAGCTCACCGAGAAGGTCCCCAACCAGCCGGCTCCCATGGCGACCGCACTGCCCGCCGAAGGCAGCACGTTCAAGACCATGGGCTGGGGCTACACCACCGAGCGTCTCCACGACCCGACGAAGCTCCCCAAGAAGCTCCAGGAGATCAGCCTCAAGGCGCTCAAGCCCACGGCGACCAAGTGCCAGAGTGACACGTTCGGCGCCGTGGACGGAGACATCTGCGCGGACGACAACGACGGCCCCGGCGGCGCCTGCGGCGGCGATTCCGGCACTCCGGCGATCCAGAAGGTGAAGGGCCGCTGGCAGCTCGTCGGTCTCGACAGCCGCAGCCTGGGCGACAAGTGCGGAGTCGGCGGCGAGGTATTCACCGGTGTCGTCGCGTACCGCGACTGGATCAAGAGCCAGATCGGCTGA